One Diabrotica virgifera virgifera chromosome 3, PGI_DIABVI_V3a genomic window carries:
- the LOC114325280 gene encoding uncharacterized protein LOC114325280 — protein sequence MEPICAVPDNVLSLLKCSLCESYLSVLPITLISEDGSQYKCGRCSTVKTIINTRALIYEHLAKLMTFSCNYSGCGKKVPFTDVKDHEKVCDQKTVVCPKDKCNEVVKVSKFGAHFKEKHADAHHVNSFLIKNIYINSNVDVLEKNGKTYLAIFDFDEVNFGLSVCALDPADNIQYEVKLRNEKSNYTINIASQNVIAFNEREHCIKCVGGTCKAKSHMYRENRRDILKRMTTRINRDCIKRMIGTGNLSYTINVYEEGEKPKDDSKIEVKDAIIRKAKKIFLQLLECPCCKEYMSPPIYQCLAGHTVCNVCKPTYEKCPSCEELIQKTRNFTLEELSKKVELPADDKKVKSDTSLKRAAEENGNAENQAKVAKN from the exons ATGGAGCCCATATGTGCAGTTCCTGATAATGTTCTTTCATTGCTTAAGTGCTCATTATGTGAGAGCTATTTGTCTGTCCTGCCAATAACATTAATTTCCGAAGATGGAAGTCAATACAAATGTGGACGTTGTAGTACTGTCAAAACCATTATTAACACTAGAGCCCTTATTTATGAACATCTCGCTAAACTTATGACCTTTTCGTGTAACTACAGCGGATGTGGAAAGAAGGTTCCCTTTACTGATGTTAAGGATCATGAAAAAGTTTGTGACCAAAAAACTGTAGTTTGTCCAAAAGACAAGTGTAACGAAGTTGTTAAGGTATCTAAATTTGGAGCTCATTTTAAAGAAAAGCATGCTGACGCTCACCATGTCAATTCCTTTTTGATTAAGAACATCTACATCAATTCTAATGTAGATGTATTGGAAAAAAATGGAAAGACGTATTTAGCTATCTTCGATTTTGATGAGGTTAATTTTGGATTGAGTGTTTGTGCTCTTGATCCTGCAGACAATATCCAGTATGAAGTAAAACTCAGAAATGAGAAGAGCAACTATACCATCAATATAGCTAGCCAAAATGTTATCGCTTTTAATGAACGTGAACACTGTATTAAATGTGTAGGTGGCACATGCAAGGCTAAATCTCACATGTATCGAGAAAATCGCAGAGATATTTTAAAGCGGATGACTACTCGGATAAACCGAGACTGCATCAAGAGAATGATTGGAACTGGAAACTTGTCCTATACCATCAACGTTTATGAGGAAG GTGAGAAACCCAAGGATGACTCGAAGATTGAGGTTAAGGATGCCATAATCAGAAAAGCCAAGAAAATCTTTTTGCAATTGCTGGAATGTCCGTGTTGCAAGGAGTACATGTCTCCACCTATCTATCAGTGTTTGGCAGGGCACACGGTCTGCAATGTGTGTAAACCAACCTACGAGAAATGCCCATCTTGTGAAGAGCTCATCCAGAAAACCCGTAACTTCACCCTGGAGGAATTGTCAAAGAAAGTGGAGCTGCCGGCTGATGATAAGAAAGTCAAATCTGACACGAGCTTAAAGAGAGCTGCCGAAGAAAACGGCAATGCCGAAAATCAAGCAAAAGTTGCAAAGAATTAA